The Deltaproteobacteria bacterium genome contains a region encoding:
- a CDS encoding succinate dehydrogenase/fumarate reductase iron-sulfur subunit, whose translation MSGQSEHNTKTLKLIVWRQAGPDKPGRFETYTAKNITDHHSFLEMLDVVNEELIKDGKEPIVFDHDCREGICGVCSQVINGLAHGGQERTTVCQLHMRLFKDGDTIYIEPWRARAFPIIKDLMVNRGALDKIIQAGGYTSAHTGGCPDANSIPIPRPEAEYAMDAAECIGCGACVAGCPNGAAMLFTGAKVSQLAALPQGQVEAAERVVAMLQAAQDCGFGNCTNHYECQAACPKGINVKFIARLNREYFKAQF comes from the coding sequence ATGAGCGGACAAAGCGAACACAATACAAAGACCCTGAAGCTGATCGTCTGGAGGCAGGCCGGTCCTGACAAGCCCGGCCGTTTCGAGACCTACACCGCGAAAAACATAACCGACCACCACTCCTTCCTCGAGATGCTCGACGTGGTGAACGAGGAACTCATCAAGGATGGGAAGGAGCCGATCGTCTTCGACCACGACTGCCGGGAGGGAATCTGCGGCGTCTGCTCGCAGGTGATCAACGGCCTGGCCCACGGCGGCCAGGAGCGCACCACCGTCTGCCAGCTCCACATGCGCCTCTTCAAGGACGGCGACACGATCTACATCGAGCCGTGGCGGGCACGGGCGTTTCCCATCATCAAGGACCTGATGGTGAACAGGGGCGCTCTTGACAAGATCATCCAGGCGGGTGGGTACACCTCCGCCCACACCGGCGGGTGCCCGGACGCCAACTCCATCCCCATCCCGCGTCCCGAAGCGGAGTACGCGATGGACGCCGCCGAGTGCATCGGATGCGGGGCCTGCGTGGCCGGCTGCCCGAACGGCGCGGCGATGCTCTTCACCGGTGCGAAGGTCTCCCAGCTCGCGGCGCTGCCGCAGGGTCAGGTGGAGGCGGCCGAGCGGGTCGTCGCCATGCTCCAGGCGGCGCAGGATTGCGGCTTCGGCAACTGCACCAACCATTACGAGTGCCAGGCCGCCTGCCCGAAGGGGATCAACGTGAAGTTCATCGCCCGGCTCAACCGGGAGTACTTCAAGGCGCAGTTCTAA